In Thamnophis elegans isolate rThaEle1 chromosome 4, rThaEle1.pri, whole genome shotgun sequence, the following proteins share a genomic window:
- the CEBPZOS gene encoding protein CEBPZOS produces MNPQSSIKFFKKILILEIIGVLGAYTLYYKMNSSEDFRHKMKRRWPSVLEVYYKSNEWAGIYGLKEMDEEKWLTKKP; encoded by the exons ATGAATCCCCAATCTTCCATCAAGTTCTTCAAAAAAATtctaattttggaaattattGGAGTTCTGGGGGCATATACTTTGTATTACAAAATGAACTCGAGTGAAG ATTTCAGACATAAAATGAAGCGAAGGTGGCCATCTGTTTTGGAAG tATATTACAAGAGTAATGAGTGGGCTGGTATTTATGGGCTCAAAGAGATGGATGAAGAGAAATGGCTTACAAAAAAACCCTAA